In Scophthalmus maximus strain ysfricsl-2021 chromosome 5, ASM2237912v1, whole genome shotgun sequence, the sequence CTGCAGCACAGGGTGCTGATATCTCATGACCATAAATGTTCATACACTGTTCAGTATTCAGGTTCAGTTGTGACCGTGATCAGCAAGTGTGATCCCGGATTTCAGTCTTCgacacaaaaccttttttagAAAGTGCTACTGTGTATATTGTGCTCGTCGTCTCGCTGTGCCTTCTTCAGATTCACTCCCAGCCTGGCTGTTTAATGacattgaaaaaaggaaaaaagtttttgAGTATCTCTCCGCAGTTGGTCATCAGTGTAAGAGCGGCAGTGATGACTGACAGTGTGGTAGCACCCAGAGTCTGTGACGGATCTGTTTGAGGGACCTGTTTCAAGCggactcttttttccccactttgaAAAGATGGTGGATGGCAGTCGGCAACTTTTAAATAAGTGCAACATTGACATATCTTTAAGACCAGAGTTAAAATATGACCgcaatgtgtcttttttttttcctgcatccATGGTAGGTATGAATAGAACCATAATGAATTTGGTATTTTGTGCTTGTTCGGAGAACACTCCTCTGATTGAAGGTTTGACTGAAGCATCAAACTGAAAGGGTCAGGAGCAGAATCGCCTCCTCTGATGTTTTACTGACGATGAGGATCCAATCAGAGCTCTGCAGCTGGAGATCTCTGTCACCgtctgcaaacaaaaaaaagatttacattaGATTCCCTAAATTAACATGAATGATATTGACATTTATTTGGAAGAACAACTGTTAATTTTGAGGCTTTTAAGGTGAGAAACTttagattaaaaataatttccatactttttatttttctatacaACATTTGAACAAAGCAGAAAACGTTCTCAGTCTAGCAACCACATATGAGCCGTAGCCtcataaagaaaacacaccagTGTGCTTATTGCGTCACACTGCTGCCTGTCTATCGCTGCATATGTCTGCTGTTAACTTCTTGATAAACTGGCAGCAATATTATATTTGCAGGAGGGAAAATATCCAGCAGTTAAGACCAATTAGGAAGCAGATTTGAATGGTATTGTTTCTGAATCAACCCTCATATCAGAGTGTGGGGCTCAATGAGCTTTATCTCTCACAAAGACAAAAGCGCCACAGACTCGAGATCAAATATCTGGACCAAGTTTTAAATGTTGATTCGAGGCTCTGGGtgctaaaataataataaagacgACAGATGGAGAGTCACTGCTGGGCAGCAATAGCAGAGTAAAgtctattattttattattttctgtggGAAGCCTTGACCTGTAAAATGACTATAGAGCACTGAACTGTACCTCTGCCTTGTAGATCCATAGTTATCTAACATGTGAGTGCTGGCCACCTCCAGGTTCCAGTCACACATCTCCAGCAGCTTGAGACACTCTGACCTGCTCCTCAGACCCAAACAGAACAACTGCTCCACCTGCGGAGACAAACAAATGTCTGACTGTCGTACAAAGACGccgggagcgagggagggagggagggaggttggGACAGAAGGCTCACGGGGGGAGTTACTGTATTAACAGGGTTCccacacattttctatttcaaaattCCATAATTTTTCTACCCTGACATATTTGACATCCAagtacaaatagctagatgttcAAATCCAACTCTTAACATATTACATTATGACTGTGTAGCTGTTATGTTGCACACGTGAAAGTCACGGTTTCTGTGCATATGcagatttttaatgaaatattgatacttccaattccgaCATTACCTGTTCtaggactgattctcatattagaatattgatatttaaactcttAGTAGAACCTTAATGCCTCTGTTCAAACACTCCTGTTGCATAGTTTGAGACCTCTGCgttgcatttttctttctcttataAACTTTGCCGCCACTCGAGTGTTCCCTTGTGTGGCTCCCATTCGACTGCCTCCATCCACCACCTTTGCCGGCCAGACTGCAGCCAGTTATCAGGGAGCTGAAGTCTGCTGTATACACATCAGTAAGTCCatatgctttttatttataaccGGCTCATTGCAGCAGTAATGACCCGGTTTTCCCTTAAGGATCAACAAAGTTGCTGCCATCGTAACCTGATAGAAAAGTAAAGATTACACAAAGCAACTTTGAATGACTACTTGTTTGCAGTTATGGCCTATACAGAAAAAAGTTATTATAGAAAAGCACTCAAGGCCTGACATGAGCCGCAGTGAAATGGATCTCTGAGGAGTCTTCTGCAGCACAGCAGTGTTTACCACTAACGACTCTGGTTCCCCTTTAATAACTACAGAGCTGCAATATAATCACCCACTTCACGGGGCCTTTATTTTGGTGGACCGTTGCCGTGGAGTGTTTATGAAACTCTGCACAAGTACTGGGTGTGTGCTTAAAGTAAAATGTTGACTCGATTTATGTTGTCTGTTTGCTGATTTTTGCATTAAGTGATAAATAACAAGCAATCGTGCAATCATTTTTGAAAGCCTCCTTAACATTTAGTGCCTGAACATTTTGCGCAGTATTAGTATGTAGGAAATGCATTGCTGCAGTGCAGACACTTCTTCGTGGTGTAGTAATAAACATTCTCACCTTTAGGTATTGCACAGCCTTCTGGACGTTCCAGTTGTGGAGGGCAGCTTGGCACTCCTCTATCGTGACACCGTGAACTGCATCCTGCACCTGGATCATACAACAACCGTGTAAGTCTCTGCAACATTCAACAGCACATTACTGTATGTATCCCCTGCCTCCTTGTACCTTCAACATCAACATTTGATCACAACACTGTGTCCTCTCCGCACGGTGAAATCATCAGGCTCAACTTGACAATAATAATTTACATACCAATACTTTCAAAAtggacaaatcaaatcatatttttcagcACTTATCAGAACTTCTCTGTTAACTTTTGGCTTCACCTGAAAAGAAGAATCCAAGAGATACAGTATTTTTCATCACTACATTTCACGAGTCTCCAGTCTCTTCGCTAAATACATAAAATCAGTTGTTTTGTGATGGGAATCTCTCACAGCAAAGTCACGAGttatttgaatgtgttaatTATTTTCACATGATCAGTATTTTTTGTGAAACTATACAATAACCACATTACCTCCTGCTACTTCTGTTGTTTGAGCTCACAGCCAGTGAAAGTCAACTGCAGGTCTATAGCTTGCATTGAGCACCTCTGCAGTGCAATTTATATACAATCCCACGTCCCCACTGCGACTGGTGTGCAGTCACAGATCTCAGTATCCACTAGTAAATGCCAAGTGCCTGATCAATGTTGAGCCGGCTGTGTTTCACAGCGATTCTGACTCCAGTTCAATCAGGTTCAATCGGTGTCCGGATCAATTGGCTGGCAAATAGGACCCAACTGCTTCCTTGTCCTTTAAATACAACTctctgcaaaaaataataatatggcCTTAGTCTCCAAAGGACAATGGCATATTTCAAAATatgagatgaaaatatttttgtgctCTTTCGTTTGTGACGGGAATAGATAAACGTGTTTGTATGCTACCAAGTTTTAAACTCAAAAGACATTTAAACTTAGTAATTAGTGTCACTCGTTGGCTTTTGTCAAGCTCCAACGTGAAAATTGTTTTTAGTGTTACACGCGTCAATAATAATTTGGTTCAGATACTAATTTGAATGGGGAATTAATTTGATCAATTATACAGGATATGAGCAATTAAACGCTACCACTGTATGTGCCAGCaattgaaagagagagacacgccCCCTTGCGCTCAGTGATGCAAATATATGAGCAAATGTGATTTGTTGTTCACCATAACACACATACTTACaagacatatttgttttttgtttgttagttttttttaaataataataaaactaattCTGACTGTCACCAAAAAGAGCAAGTTTCAACGGAGAGAAGTCGAGTAAAACATATATCAAATTGACATTACATCACATCTCAAGGCTTTATTACTTTATAGATCAATTCCACTGAATTACCCAACATCACACTTATATTTCATCTAATAGTGGTAATGGCTTGATCGTGAACTCTCACACTACTGAACCAAGAATGAATTGCTCTCTGACTAACCGTAGTGGTCACTACAGTGGACAGTTCTTCACAAGGTGTTTTTGGTTGTATAGTTGCACATTGGCCACTACAGTGTTTGCTAGTATATCAGCCCATACACTGCTTCCCGCTGACCAGCTGCTGTAAGTGCAACACAAATGACTCAAAACCAAGCTGGCAGATAGCCAACCGAAAATGCTGAACAACTCAGAAATATCTTGCCAATCCTTCTATATTGCCAGACCCTTGCAGGTAAATAAAGTTTGGTAATAGCGAGTCAAAGCTGAGGAGTACTAGATTCTTAAAGTAAAAATTATGCGTCATGCATCGCCGGCTATATTTCAACTATAATTCATACTATTACTGTGAGAATTGTTCTCGATAAAACTTTATCTGCAGTAACTGTTTTGGATTTAAATCAATTGATCTATGTTATTAGAGTCGGACTTGCAATTTTGTAGCTCCTTGATGTGAGTAACAGTGTATTTATGTAGTCTCTACTCTACtgctattttttctgtttttttcggTAGTCGACCTGCTCAGGGGTTAAACATCCAGCATTAAGCTCAGCAATTAAATTACTGAAGAAATATAAAATTCCCTGTCAGCACACGATTTAAAGCATACAATTATGCATGCTTCGTGTTGCAAAGAGCCGAGTAGTTGCAAAACACAATCCTGATATCTCTGACCTTACCATTTTGACCCTGTCAGCTGTAttccctcctccatctgtcctgGTACAGGATGCAGTGACCACTGGTGCTGTCAACCCATCTGAACAGACGCGAGGGAGACTTAGCGATGTCCTCATCCCTGACCGTGGTCCACCAagactgctgttgttgttggaggagAAATTAGCCTTCAGCTCACCGGGCTGGACAAGGCCCTGTCCCTGGGCGTGTCCCTGGACAGCCTGGCTGCTGACCACCATGGGTCTGACTGTGGCGGTGTTAGCTTGCCGTACATGCCTTTCCTCCACACAGCTGGCAGGGAggctctctgcctctctgaagAAGCGGTCGTATCGGTCAAGGTATGGCGGCCTCTCCGGCAGGAGGTAATAGTGGGTGCTGCTCACTTTACGTCCATCACGTACAATGGGAAGTATACAGGGGCCTTTACTGGCAGGGTCCTTCCCCTGCGCCTGGATGACTTTGGGTGCAGCGTATTTAGGATCTGAGGCAAAGCTGTGTGTGGTAGGCATGAGTTTACctggagaggtggagaggtAGGAGCcataggtgtgtgtgggggggcagGACGTGAGGGGAGCCTGCATGGCAGTGGGGCTGACAGAGTAGACTCTCTGCTGGGGGGAGCCGACCAACAGGCCCATGGGGCTAGGAGTCCTAGAGCCCGGCTGGGACAAAGGGTCCCTTGGAGGGATCTGAGGTGGTCGGTTCATTTCCAGGACTAAAACTTCCTCTGTGGCGTCTGCTGGTGTCGGGGACAGAGAAAGATCCCTTGACCAGCGAGCAGATGTGTAGTCGCCCCTTTTTATGGGGCGAGGGGGGATAGGGACACGTGGGGGGATCTGGGGTTTGTCTTCATTGGAGGTCTGAGGAGAGTGGGGAAGCGACGCTGAGGTCTGGGACGGCGAGCTTGACCGAGCAGCGGTTCCTGTCGGTACATTGAGCCTCCTCATGCACTCCTGCTGGAGTTCTTGGAAGATTTCTACAGACTGGGAGAAAGACGTGGACTGGTCCTGGCTCTGCTTGCTGGGGAGAAAGAGGTTATCCTCCAATCCCAGTCTGTCTGGACCCCTGGAGACAAGAGCCTCAAGCTGCATCGTCTGTCCAGAGGAGAGAGCAACATCAGCCTCGTCTGGGTTACGAACATCACTCCGCTCTTcttcatgctgctgctctgagctgTTGATTGAGCTCACCTTGACAAAGAAAGAAGATTGACACATTTCCAGTAAACAATTTATATCTTCAGTGCAGTCTAGGTGATagcaaaaggaaataaacattCACATTCCCATAAAATTTTAGCAAAGCGTCAAGATGCTGTATCACCTTCTACCGTACCTCCATATCATCTTCGTCTTGGGCCACGTCATCATAggctgggggtgggggcaaTGGTCGTGCATCCCAATCCACTACTGGTGTGGGGTGCAGGGGGCGGGGCAACGATCTACATGGACTTTGAGGAGGAGTCCGGTCCATGATGTTCTCTGCTTCCAAAGCCAGCTTCGCCAGTGAGGGGATCTGGATTTCAAccacaggggagggggagggtgtgGATGGGGGGAACTCCTCCCCAAAGTCAATGAGGGACACTTCACTCTTGGGGTTGTAGCCTGAGCCCGAAACCCGGCTTATCCCCTGTTTGGAGGCAGAGACCCATGCAGCGGGTTTGATTTTTAAGCTTTTGACAGAGCCCGTTTTTCGAAGTGATAATCTCTTTAACCCCGCAGAGGTCAGATCTTCATCCTCATTTACTGGATCGTAGCAAGGCTCTggagacgcaaacacacaatgcaTTCATTAAGTTCATGAAAAaggttcatgaaaaaaatacactccACTCCGACAAAGACTCAGAGTTAGGCTTATACTGCACAGTATAGGCCTAGCACCTTACTATACAGCAAGTACAATACggtggaaggatggagaaaacaaatatttcaagaaagaaagaaaagcagatgagaaagtcactgcaaacacagacaaaggagAGACAAACAACTATGGGATATACCTTTGAAGAGTGGGGcaaggagagaacagagagggcAGGAGCAATGGGTGAGGGGCTGCTGAGAGAGACCAGACTTACTCTTGATTAACACTGCTGGTTGAGGAGGGCGGGGAGGACGATCCTCTGGACAAATGAGAACGGATACGCCCGTCgcaaaaaggagaaacagaaaatatgacagCAGAGCaaagatcagaaaaaaagaggaagcaaatACCAGATTGGAAAACAAAGGCTTTAAAGCAAgtgttagaaaaaaataaaaagaagccaATGGTCTTGTCAGAAGCAAGATCTACACTACTGTACTCTAACAtgaacatttaaacacattatcCATTCTGTATAAGAGGAATCTGCTATCATTTTGTAATTGCCTGACTAGTACATTAAATAAGgactaacacaaacaaacattaaagaTATGTTGCAAATCATTAATGTCTACAGGTCTTTATTTGCCATGGCAACTGGTTAagaaacacaatataaaaaaatttccAAGTAGAACGTGAAGGGCCACGGCACTGATCCTGGTCATACTAAACTTCTGGTTAACAACAATAGTAAACATTATAATGTTCACTTGTAAACACCCTAGTGTTGGTGGATACCCAATGGTATTAAAGAATGAATATCAGTTATGATAATCATGATGATAATCATGACTCTGGCGTGGTTTAAGTATTTACTAACAGCTCTTCCACTCACTTTTCGTTCGTCCTGGCAGCTGTGTGGGCCGAGTGCCGCTAAGATCCAAACCCAGAACATCAGGAGGATCCATGGGATTCCCGAGGTACagcctggagagaggagagcgacaAACTTCATTACAGATAATGTTAGTTAATATTTCTAACCTGTGTAATGTATAatgttgtaataaaaaaatgttgctggtGGACATTTAAAATAGTATCCTACTGCCATCTACTGGTGAGAGTTTATTACTACTACAACTCGGCAAAAACTATAGACCACCAAATTCCAATGAGGGGCATAATTATATTATTGCACAACTTCGTGGTTCAAGAATTCAAACAACgctaaaagtaaaaaaactcTTACTCATCAATCCTGTCAGGGAAGCCCCAGCAGCGGCGAGGGTTGGAGTCTCCGTGTCCTGTGTGGATGAAGCTGTTCTTCAGCGGCCGGCTGATATCATGAGCTGACAAACCCGCCACTGATGTCACCACATTTCTGGGGAACTGTCCGACTTTGAGAGTGCGCTTGTTTTGACCTCGCCACCAGTAGTTCTCCGCCCTGAGAGACGGAGATAGTGAGGATGAGACAGGATCAACCACACTTTTTGACATTGGGTGTCGGGGGTGAAATGTGTACATCTGCAGGGGACATCAAATAATCAGACTGGACATTAAGTAACCTGACAGTCACACTATAGTGCATTTAGTTTAGTAGAAATTCTTCAACTAATTAATGAGGTTTGCAAGTCGAAATATCTTTAAAGGTCACtttccatcttgttttttttttactttaaaacaacattcatcAGTAGTGAGGTTGGAAATAAGGTTTATTAAACAACTATTAAACTCATTTTTACTGACCTTCCCTCTATTATGGTGATGACATCGTTGATCACGATCTGCAGTTTGTCAGGCTCATCAAAGTCCTGAAGAGCACACATGTCTGTGGGCAtggtctgaaacacacacacgtacacaccaAAGTATCTTTTAGACAGGAAACTTTGTCCAAATTGTATGCTGGTTGTCATTGTTATTTTCAGCTGAAGgcatttttcagtttcttctttGGAGTCTGTCCACTAGATGGAGCTAAAAGTTCATTCATACAGAAATTAGATTGGCGAGGAAACACTGGCCTCTGTGCAAAAGAGGCGTCATGAATGCCAATCAGGCGTCTTTTGTTTAGTTGGTTTGCATGGAAGTTTAGGAATCCTAACagttagaaaaaaaggaaaaataaacttctTCCATACCTCAAGCAGGAACTCTCTCAGGGAAACAAAAGTAGGTCTGTCGTCTGGTTTCTGTGCCCAGCACTGCAGCATGACATTATAGATATCCTGCGGACAGTCCTCTGGCTTGGGGAGGCGTTCACATTCTTTATCAATCTTGTGCAGAATCTAAAATtaagattgtttgtttttcccacaaaagagaaaaaaaaatgacaacagaggaCAGAAAATTTCAGTGTAGAAGTCAAAAAATGTGACACGTTTTTGAGTCTAACTGTGATCTTTTGGCTGGTTGGTGTTTACCTGGCTCCCGTTGAGACCCAGCCAGGGCTCCTGACCATGTGTGAACATCTCCCAGAGCGTGACTCCAAACATCCACGTATCTGTCGCGTGGGAGAACGTTCTGGTCTTCAGACTCTCTGGGGCACACCTGGAGTGAGACCATCACCAAAATACATAAACCAATTACATCTGTGCAAATCTGTCCGGAGGTAAAGCTCAGTTTAGATCAGGAATGCACTGATTCTTTAAAAGTGGCTACTCTGACAGAAAAGGGGATTTAAAAGGAAGTATTATTTTGAAACTTAAAGATTATATATCcatatgaataaaatcaataGGAGCAAGGCAGATTTCTAGATGTCAAAATAGACAGACTTGTTGCTTGACTGAAGGGAATGTAAAATCTGACCAAGCCTGGTTTTATAAGAATTAACAGCAGGGCTGGAACGAAGTTTTGACTAATCAAATTTCTCTGTGGAAACTTTCAAATGAGTCATTTTCAGACCCTAACCTCTAAAACGGCTCGTATTTAACTCTGGATCATATCAAAGTACAGTCTACCCACCATGCAAAGGGGACCTTGCGATGCTCCTGCATGACGTAGTGCTCATGGTTGTTAGGCAGCGCCCTCATCAGGCCAAAGTCACCGATCTTCACTCGTTGAGCTGAGGCCAATAGGATGTTCCTGAAGAGACgggtcaaatatttaaaatgtttatatttatagtaaacatacatatatgcatCACAAACATAATGAGTGTTGTGGGAAATTAAGGTGCAacactttcaaaatgtgaaaagttaAACTCAATATTACATGTCTATCA encodes:
- the LOC118310980 gene encoding activated CDC42 kinase 1-like isoform X7 — encoded protein: MRRFDKLKKTFPFLAHFHVYRKLGSSMQCEEGTEWLLELLMEVQLQQYFLRIRDDLNVTRLSHFDYVKTEDLEKIGMGRPGQRRLWEAVKRRKAMCKRKSWMSKVFSGKRPDGGDFPQQGQPASSFRKLSPTPPLGLGEGVLATQPGGGAPLDGQQALTCLIPEKDLALFEKLGDGSFGVVKRGEWLTPAGKVLNVAVKCLKTDVLSQPDALEDFICEVNAMHSLDHQNLIRLYGVVLTHPMKMVTELAPLGSLLERLRCVRPQGPVLIHTLCQYAVQVACGMAYLEQRRFIHRDLAARNILLASAQRVKIGDFGLMRALPNNHEHYVMQEHRKVPFAWCAPESLKTRTFSHATDTWMFGVTLWEMFTHGQEPWLGLNGSQILHKIDKECERLPKPEDCPQDIYNVMLQCWAQKPDDRPTFVSLREFLLETMPTDMCALQDFDEPDKLQIVINDVITIIEGRAENYWWRGQNKRTLKVGQFPRNVVTSVAGLSAHDISRPLKNSFIHTGHGDSNPRRCWGFPDRIDELYLGNPMDPPDVLGLDLSGTRPTQLPGRTKKDRPPRPPQPAVLIKSKSGLSQQPLTHCSCPLCSLLAPLFKEPCYDPVNEDEDLTSAGLKRLSLRKTGSVKSLKIKPAAWVSASKQGISRVSGSGYNPKSEVSLIDFGEEFPPSTPSPSPVVEIQIPSLAKLALEAENIMDRTPPQSPCRSLPRPLHPTPVVDWDARPLPPPPAYDDVAQDEDDMEVSSINSSEQQHEEERSDVRNPDEADVALSSGQTMQLEALVSRGPDRLGLEDNLFLPSKQSQDQSTSFSQSVEIFQELQQECMRRLNVPTGTAARSSSPSQTSASLPHSPQTSNEDKPQIPPRVPIPPRPIKRGDYTSARWSRDLSLSPTPADATEEVLVLEMNRPPQIPPRDPLSQPGSRTPSPMGLLVGSPQQRVYSVSPTAMQAPLTSCPPTHTYGSYLSTSPGKLMPTTHSFASDPKYAAPKVIQAQGKDPASKGPCILPIVRDGRKVSSTHYYLLPERPPYLDRYDRFFREAESLPASCVEERHVRQANTATVRPMVVSSQAVQGHAQGQGLVQPGELKANFSSNNNSSLGGPRSGMRTSLSLPRVCSDGLTAPVVTASCTRTDGGGNTADRVKMVQDAVHGVTIEECQAALHNWNVQKAVQYLKVEQLFCLGLRSRSECLKLLEMCDWNLEVASTHMLDNYGSTRQRYSSVLYSHFTGQGFPQKIIK
- the LOC118310980 gene encoding activated CDC42 kinase 1-like isoform X3 translates to MRRFDKLKKTFPFLAHFHVYRKLGSSMQCEEGTEWLLELLMEVQLQQYFLRIRDDLNVTRLSHFDYVKTEDLEKIGMGRPGQRRLWEAVKRRKAMCKRKSWMSKVFSGKRPDGGDFPQQGQPASSFRKLSPTPPLGLGEGVLATQPGGGAPLDGQQALTCLIPEKDLALFEKLGDGSFGVVKRGEWLTPAGKVLNVAVKCLKTDVLSQPDALEDFICEVNAMHSLDHQNLIRLYGVVLTHPMKMVTELAPLGSLLERLRCVRPQGPVLIHTLCQYAVQVACGMAYLEQRRFIHRDLAARNILLASAQRVKIGDFGLMRALPNNHEHYVMQEHRKVPFAWCAPESLKTRTFSHATDTWMFGVTLWEMFTHGQEPWLGLNGSQILHKIDKECERLPKPEDCPQDIYNVMLQCWAQKPDDRPTFVSLREFLLETMPTDMCALQDFDEPDKLQIVINDVITIIEGRAENYWWRGQNKRTLKVGQFPRNVVTSVAGLSAHDISRPLKNSFIHTGHGDSNPRRCWGFPDRIDELYLGNPMDPPDVLGLDLSGTRPTQLPGRTKKPCYDPVNEDEDLTSAGLKRLSLRKTGSVKSLKIKPAAWVSASKQGISRVSGSGYNPKSEVSLIDFGEEFPPSTPSPSPVVEIQIPSLAKLALEAENIMDRTPPQSPCRSLPRPLHPTPVVDWDARPLPPPPAYDDVAQDEDDMEVSSINSSEQQHEEERSDVRNPDEADVALSSGQTMQLEALVSRGPDRLGLEDNLFLPSKQSQDQSTSFSQSVEIFQELQQECMRRLNVPTGTAARSSSPSQTSASLPHSPQTSNEDKPQIPPRVPIPPRPIKRGDYTSARWSRDLSLSPTPADATEEVLVLEMNRPPQIPPRDPLSQPGSRTPSPMGLLVGSPQQRVYSVSPTAMQAPLTSCPPTHTYGSYLSTSPGKLMPTTHSFASDPKYAAPKVIQAQGKDPASKGPCILPIVRDGRKVSSTHYYLLPERPPYLDRYDRFFREAESLPASCVEERHVRQANTATVRPMVVSSQAVQGHAQGQGLVQPGELKANFSSNNNSSLGGPRSGMRTSLSLPRVCSDGLTAPVVTASCTRTDGGGNTADRVKMVQDAVHGVTIEECQAALHNWNVQKAVQYLKVEQLFCLGLRSRSECLKLLEMCDWNLEVASTHMLDNYGSTRQRYSSVLYSHFTGQGFPQKIIK
- the LOC118310980 gene encoding activated CDC42 kinase 1-like isoform X1 translates to MGETAEYQRLQDTSEPDYQRLPSDDEEKLGSSMQCEEGTEWLLELLMEVQLQQYFLRIRDDLNVTRLSHFDYVKTEDLEKIGMGRPGQRRLWEAVKRRKAMCKRKSWMSKVFSGKRPDGGDFPQQGQPASSFRKLSPTPPLGLGEGVLATQPGGGAPLDGQQALTCLIPEKDLALFEKLGDGSFGVVKRGEWLTPAGKVLNVAVKCLKTDVLSQPDALEDFICEVNAMHSLDHQNLIRLYGVVLTHPMKMVTELAPLGSLLERLRCVRPQGPVLIHTLCQYAVQVACGMAYLEQRRFIHRDLAARNILLASAQRVKIGDFGLMRALPNNHEHYVMQEHRKVPFAWCAPESLKTRTFSHATDTWMFGVTLWEMFTHGQEPWLGLNGSQILHKIDKECERLPKPEDCPQDIYNVMLQCWAQKPDDRPTFVSLREFLLETMPTDMCALQDFDEPDKLQIVINDVITIIEGRAENYWWRGQNKRTLKVGQFPRNVVTSVAGLSAHDISRPLKNSFIHTGHGDSNPRRCWGFPDRIDELYLGNPMDPPDVLGLDLSGTRPTQLPGRTKKPCYDPVNEDEDLTSAGLKRLSLRKTGSVKSLKIKPAAWVSASKQGISRVSGSGYNPKSEVSLIDFGEEFPPSTPSPSPVVEIQIPSLAKLALEAENIMDRTPPQSPCRSLPRPLHPTPVVDWDARPLPPPPAYDDVAQDEDDMEVSSINSSEQQHEEERSDVRNPDEADVALSSGQTMQLEALVSRGPDRLGLEDNLFLPSKQSQDQSTSFSQSVEIFQELQQECMRRLNVPTGTAARSSSPSQTSASLPHSPQTSNEDKPQIPPRVPIPPRPIKRGDYTSARWSRDLSLSPTPADATEEVLVLEMNRPPQIPPRDPLSQPGSRTPSPMGLLVGSPQQRVYSVSPTAMQAPLTSCPPTHTYGSYLSTSPGKLMPTTHSFASDPKYAAPKVIQAQGKDPASKGPCILPIVRDGRKVSSTHYYLLPERPPYLDRYDRFFREAESLPASCVEERHVRQANTATVRPMVVSSQAVQGHAQGQGLVQPGELKANFSSNNNSSLGGPRSGMRTSLSLPRVCSDGLTAPVVTASCTRTDGGGNTADRVKMVQDAVHGVTIEECQAALHNWNVQKAVQYLKVEQLFCLGLRSRSECLKLLEMCDWNLEVASTHMLDNYGSTRQRYSSVLYSHFTGQGFPQKIIK